A genomic region of Kribbella sp. NBC_00382 contains the following coding sequences:
- a CDS encoding class I SAM-dependent methyltransferase, with translation MTTVAIDMDKLMAFVGQAVGEVGATLNAALVVMGDRLGYYHALADGGPTTPAELAEKTSTSEHYAREWLNAQAAGGFVEYDPSTSKYLLPPEQAVALTDETSPAFLPGFFQIALGTVQHTTETIEAARSGAGIGWHEHNSDVHLGCERFFRPGYNANLIAGWLPALDDVVQKLQTGARVADIGCGHGASTILMAQAFPQSTFFGSDYHPESIETARQRAAEAGVSDRVTFEVAAATKYSGSGYDLVTTFDALHDMGDPVGAAKHVRESLASDGTWMVVEPMAGDRVEDNLNPVGRAYYGFSTLLCTPASLSQDVGLALGTQAGPARIHDVTTAAGFTRFRTAAETPFNLVFEVRP, from the coding sequence ATGACCACAGTTGCGATCGACATGGACAAGCTGATGGCCTTCGTGGGCCAGGCAGTGGGCGAGGTGGGCGCGACACTCAACGCTGCGCTCGTGGTGATGGGGGACCGCCTCGGCTACTACCACGCACTAGCGGACGGCGGTCCGACCACACCGGCCGAGCTGGCGGAGAAGACGAGCACCAGCGAGCACTACGCCCGCGAATGGCTCAACGCCCAAGCAGCAGGCGGTTTCGTCGAGTACGACCCGAGCACAAGCAAGTACCTACTGCCACCGGAGCAGGCAGTAGCCCTCACGGACGAGACCAGCCCGGCATTCCTGCCCGGCTTCTTCCAGATCGCTCTCGGCACCGTGCAGCACACCACCGAGACGATCGAGGCCGCCCGCAGCGGCGCAGGGATCGGCTGGCACGAGCACAACTCCGACGTACACCTGGGCTGCGAGCGCTTCTTCCGCCCCGGCTACAACGCCAACCTGATCGCCGGCTGGCTGCCCGCGCTCGACGACGTGGTGCAGAAGCTGCAGACGGGAGCCCGGGTGGCCGACATCGGCTGCGGGCACGGCGCCTCGACCATCCTGATGGCACAGGCGTTCCCGCAGTCCACCTTCTTCGGCTCGGACTACCACCCGGAGTCGATCGAGACGGCTCGCCAGCGCGCGGCCGAGGCGGGGGTCTCGGATCGCGTGACGTTCGAGGTCGCGGCAGCGACGAAGTACAGCGGAAGCGGGTACGACCTGGTGACGACGTTCGACGCGCTGCACGACATGGGCGACCCGGTCGGCGCTGCCAAGCACGTGCGCGAGTCGCTGGCGTCCGACGGCACCTGGATGGTCGTCGAGCCGATGGCAGGCGACCGCGTCGAGGACAACCTCAACCCGGTCGGCCGCGCGTACTACGGCTTCTCCACGCTGCTCTGTACTCCGGCTTCGCTGTCCCAGGACGTCGGCCTGGCCCTCGGAACGCAGGCGGGGCCGGCCCGGATCCACGACGTCACCACCGCGGCCGGCTTCACCCGGTTCCGTACCGCCGCCGAGACCCCGTTCAACCTGGTCTTCGAGGTCCGCCCCTGA
- a CDS encoding ArsR/SmtB family transcription factor codes for MPLATTFAALADPTRLAIVQRLSQGEATMSELTTPHAITPPAMTKHVGVLVDAGLVIRRKVGRSVVCRLQPAALTEVQAWLGDLTAYWNSSIDRLEELLESDDEH; via the coding sequence ATGCCCCTGGCCACCACCTTCGCCGCGCTCGCCGACCCGACCCGGTTGGCGATCGTGCAGCGGCTCAGCCAGGGCGAGGCGACGATGAGCGAGCTCACCACCCCGCACGCCATCACTCCACCCGCGATGACCAAGCACGTCGGCGTCCTGGTCGACGCCGGCCTGGTCATCCGCCGCAAGGTGGGTCGCTCCGTCGTCTGCAGGTTGCAACCAGCCGCGCTCACCGAAGTACAGGCTTGGCTCGGGGATCTCACCGCGTACTGGAACAGCAGCATCGATCGGCTGGAAGAACTCCTGGAGAGTGACGATGAGCACTGA
- a CDS encoding alpha/beta hydrolase translates to MEPERPARPADHVGTVERGGVTIAYHVWDGPTPEQGWDGPMPGQGDDGPAVERGNGGPTVVLMPTWSIVPSRMWKAQVPYLARHFRVITFDGRGSGASSKPVGAAAYAEAEYVADTLAVLDAAGVAECVLVGFSRGVPWALQVAAAQPDRVRGVVCVGSAPGLVPDPKGLWGKRQPTDEGWAKYNRYYWQEGGYGDFIGFFFGQVFSEPHSTKQIEDGIRWGLQIGPDRLVDTEAARQAQQPSLPPVQCPVLIVHGSDDTVRPLAEAQRLAELTGGTLVTIEGAAHAPHARDPVFFNRLLKDFITTNHPSRQASAAARQPGLAAAGQPARRTWVRALNRPRRALYLSSPIGLGHAKRDLAIARELRLLRPELQIDWLAQHPVTRVLHDAGEILHPASLLLISEAAHVDFEADDHDLHAFQAIRRMDEILVANFLTFADIVDDQYYDLVIADEAWEVDYFLHENPELKHFSYAWLTDFIGWLPMPEGGTAEAALTADYNAEMLEHRARYPRLRDHSLFVGDPEDIVTTTFGSGLPSIRDWATTNYTFTGYINGTAPSSPAATGGGREELGYRSNQLLCVVSVGGSAAGQALLHRVLDAVPLARRLVSGLEFVFVTGPRIDPADLPPTEGVTIHGYLPDLNQHLAVADLAITQGGLSTCMELTALRIPFIYVPLEHHFEQNFHVRTRLERHNAGHHLPYAAASNPQLLAEAIAKQLTQPVDYLEIPTDGATRAATLLNQLL, encoded by the coding sequence ATGGAACCGGAGCGTCCCGCTCGACCGGCAGACCACGTGGGGACGGTCGAGCGGGGCGGGGTGACGATCGCGTACCACGTGTGGGACGGACCGACGCCTGAGCAGGGGTGGGACGGGCCGATGCCCGGGCAGGGGGACGACGGGCCCGCCGTCGAGAGGGGGAACGGCGGGCCCACGGTCGTGCTGATGCCGACCTGGTCGATCGTGCCGTCCCGGATGTGGAAGGCACAGGTGCCGTACCTGGCCAGGCACTTCCGGGTGATCACCTTCGACGGCCGCGGCTCCGGCGCTTCCAGCAAGCCGGTAGGAGCCGCGGCGTACGCCGAAGCGGAGTACGTGGCCGACACCCTCGCAGTACTCGATGCTGCCGGGGTTGCGGAGTGTGTGCTGGTCGGCTTCTCCCGTGGTGTTCCGTGGGCCCTGCAGGTGGCCGCGGCTCAACCGGATCGGGTGCGGGGCGTCGTGTGCGTGGGCAGCGCACCCGGTCTCGTCCCGGACCCGAAGGGCTTGTGGGGCAAGCGCCAACCGACTGACGAGGGGTGGGCGAAGTACAACCGCTACTACTGGCAGGAGGGCGGCTACGGGGACTTCATCGGGTTCTTCTTCGGACAGGTCTTCAGTGAGCCGCACTCCACCAAGCAGATCGAGGACGGCATCCGCTGGGGCCTGCAGATCGGCCCCGACCGCCTGGTCGACACAGAAGCCGCCCGCCAAGCCCAGCAGCCGTCTCTTCCGCCGGTGCAGTGCCCGGTACTCATAGTCCACGGCTCCGACGACACAGTACGTCCGCTAGCCGAGGCCCAACGCCTTGCCGAACTGACCGGCGGCACCCTGGTCACCATCGAAGGCGCTGCCCACGCCCCGCACGCCCGAGACCCAGTCTTCTTCAACCGCCTCCTCAAAGACTTCATCACCACCAACCACCCATCCCGCCAGGCGAGCGCAGCCGCACGCCAGCCGGGGCTCGCCGCTGCGGGCCAGCCGGCGCGGCGCACCTGGGTTCGTGCGCTCAACCGCCCTCGCCGAGCCCTTTATCTCTCGTCACCGATCGGACTCGGCCATGCGAAGCGCGATCTCGCCATCGCCCGCGAGCTCCGCCTACTGCGCCCTGAGCTGCAGATCGACTGGCTCGCGCAACATCCGGTGACCAGAGTGCTGCACGATGCCGGCGAAATATTGCACCCAGCATCCTTGCTACTGATCAGCGAAGCCGCGCACGTCGACTTCGAGGCAGACGACCACGACCTGCACGCGTTCCAGGCGATCCGCCGGATGGACGAGATCCTGGTCGCGAACTTCCTCACCTTCGCCGACATCGTCGACGACCAGTACTACGACCTGGTGATCGCCGACGAGGCCTGGGAGGTCGACTACTTCCTGCACGAGAACCCGGAGCTCAAGCACTTCAGCTACGCCTGGCTCACCGACTTCATCGGCTGGCTCCCGATGCCCGAGGGCGGCACCGCCGAAGCCGCCCTGACCGCCGACTACAACGCCGAGATGCTCGAACACCGGGCCCGCTATCCCCGCCTCCGCGACCACTCGCTCTTCGTCGGCGACCCAGAAGACATCGTCACCACCACCTTCGGCTCCGGCCTCCCCTCGATCCGCGACTGGGCCACCACCAACTACACCTTCACCGGCTACATCAACGGCACGGCACCGAGCTCTCCCGCGGCCACAGGAGGCGGGCGCGAGGAGTTGGGGTATCGCAGCAATCAACTGCTGTGCGTGGTCAGCGTCGGTGGATCAGCGGCCGGCCAGGCTCTGCTCCACCGGGTGCTGGACGCAGTACCGCTGGCCCGTCGCCTGGTCTCCGGTCTGGAGTTCGTGTTCGTCACCGGCCCCCGCATCGACCCAGCCGACCTACCGCCAACCGAAGGCGTCACCATCCACGGCTATCTACCGGACCTGAACCAGCACCTGGCAGTGGCCGACCTCGCCATCACCCAAGGCGGTCTATCCACCTGCATGGAGCTGACAGCACTCCGCATCCCCTTCATCTACGTCCCTCTCGAGCACCACTTCGAGCAGAACTTCCACGTCCGTACCCGCCTCGAGCGCCACAACGCCGGCCACCACCTGCCCTACGCGGCAGCCAGCAACCCACAACTCCTCGCCGAGGCGATCGCCAAACAGCTGACCCAGCCAGTCGACTACCTCGAGATCCCCACCGACGGCGCCACCCGCGCCGCCACCCTGCTCAACCAGCTTCTCTGA
- a CDS encoding ABC transporter permease encodes MLLWTKPGKIVTWIAFALVFGVLVLAPFVVVAAAAFAGSWNGVLPSSPTGSHLSEALSGDELASLTVSLQTAFLGGLLAVVLGTWAALAARSAPKPLARLADALHHLPIAVPSVVVGLSLLVAFSRQPVLLNGTKWIVVIAHLVLMVAFSYGTVAAALQRTDDAYADVAASLGASSARVLWQIRLPMLRPAIVSAASLSIALSMGEVGATIMVYPASWRTLPVSVFALTDRGQTFTAAAESLVLLAVTVVLVVTLDRLRGRSVER; translated from the coding sequence GTGCTGCTCTGGACTAAGCCCGGCAAGATCGTCACCTGGATCGCGTTCGCCCTGGTCTTCGGCGTACTCGTCCTCGCGCCGTTCGTCGTGGTCGCGGCGGCTGCCTTCGCGGGCAGCTGGAACGGCGTCCTCCCGTCCAGCCCGACCGGCTCCCACCTGTCCGAAGCATTGTCCGGTGACGAGTTGGCCTCACTCACAGTCAGTCTGCAGACCGCGTTCCTCGGCGGGCTGCTCGCGGTCGTCCTCGGAACGTGGGCCGCGCTCGCCGCGCGGAGTGCGCCGAAACCGCTGGCCCGGTTGGCGGACGCGTTGCATCACCTGCCGATCGCAGTACCGTCCGTGGTCGTCGGCCTCAGCCTGCTCGTTGCCTTCTCGCGCCAACCGGTACTGCTCAACGGCACCAAGTGGATCGTGGTGATCGCCCACCTCGTCCTGATGGTTGCCTTCAGCTACGGAACAGTTGCCGCGGCACTGCAACGAACCGACGACGCGTACGCCGATGTCGCCGCGTCACTCGGTGCGTCGAGTGCCCGGGTGCTCTGGCAGATCCGGTTGCCGATGTTGCGTCCGGCAATCGTCTCCGCCGCGAGCCTGTCGATCGCGCTCTCGATGGGCGAGGTCGGCGCGACGATCATGGTCTACCCGGCGTCCTGGCGCACCTTGCCGGTCAGTGTGTTCGCGTTGACCGATCGCGGCCAGACCTTCACGGCGGCGGCCGAGTCGTTGGTGCTGCTCGCGGTGACGGTGGTACTGGTTGTCACACTGGATCGTCTACGTGGTCGCTCGGTGGAGCGCTGA
- a CDS encoding SRPBCC family protein, with amino-acid sequence MSTDVRIERLLKATIDRVYDAWTQPGLLTQWYCPNPALDLKVEADVRVGGEYVVTMGPYVVRGHYTEVDPPKLLGFTWQWDHEGEPSQVRVELTEVEGGTRMLLNHTALSSPEDAAGHLEGWELQLTRLADLVSAPPSDHVDDPV; translated from the coding sequence ATGAGCACTGATGTCCGGATCGAGCGCTTGCTCAAGGCAACGATCGATCGCGTGTACGACGCCTGGACCCAGCCCGGTCTGTTGACCCAGTGGTACTGCCCCAACCCGGCGCTGGATCTGAAGGTCGAGGCGGATGTGCGGGTCGGCGGCGAGTACGTCGTGACGATGGGCCCGTACGTCGTACGCGGCCACTACACCGAGGTCGATCCGCCGAAGCTGCTCGGGTTCACCTGGCAATGGGACCACGAGGGTGAGCCCTCGCAGGTCCGGGTCGAGCTGACCGAGGTCGAAGGCGGCACCCGGATGCTGCTCAACCACACCGCGTTGAGCAGCCCCGAGGACGCCGCCGGTCACCTGGAAGGCTGGGAGCTCCAGCTGACCAGGCTGGCCGACCTGGTCAGCGCTCCACCGAGCGACCACGTAGACGATCCAGTGTGA
- a CDS encoding 2-aminoethylphosphonate ABC transporter permease subunit produces the protein MAVEALGTPLALGNQASSKRVSRTVWLLPPLLVLAGLVVYPLVLVAQESFTGGFATWREVIGSVEFRDALVRTVQIAVCSTVGCMVVGTFLAVVISFVPFPGARVISGLVDAMLALPSFLVALSFTFIYGSAGVLGALVGDSVFLTTPWAVILAEITFYTPFVMRPLLGAMAQIPRVQLDVAASLGGGPWRVLRQVVLPEVKPALAAGGGLTLLLTLNEFGIVLFLGARDTTTLPMLVHTKGIVMFDYPGACVIAVVQVLLSIGLYVAMRAVLNRQGGRRAALD, from the coding sequence ATGGCGGTCGAGGCGCTGGGGACACCTCTTGCCTTGGGCAATCAAGCGTCCAGCAAGCGGGTGAGTCGGACGGTGTGGTTGTTGCCGCCGTTGTTGGTACTGGCGGGGCTGGTTGTCTATCCGCTGGTGCTGGTGGCGCAGGAGTCGTTCACCGGTGGGTTCGCGACCTGGCGGGAGGTGATCGGCTCGGTGGAGTTTCGTGATGCGCTCGTCCGTACCGTGCAGATCGCGGTCTGCTCGACGGTCGGGTGCATGGTCGTCGGGACGTTCCTTGCGGTGGTGATCAGCTTCGTGCCGTTTCCGGGGGCGCGGGTGATCTCCGGGTTGGTTGACGCGATGCTGGCCTTGCCGTCGTTCCTGGTGGCGTTGTCGTTCACGTTCATCTACGGATCCGCGGGCGTGCTGGGGGCGCTGGTTGGTGACAGCGTATTCCTGACGACGCCGTGGGCGGTGATCCTTGCCGAGATCACCTTTTACACTCCGTTCGTGATGCGGCCGTTGCTCGGGGCAATGGCTCAGATCCCGCGCGTCCAGCTCGACGTCGCGGCGAGTCTCGGCGGTGGTCCTTGGCGCGTACTTCGCCAGGTCGTGCTGCCCGAGGTCAAGCCGGCCCTCGCCGCCGGCGGTGGGCTGACCTTGCTGCTGACGCTCAACGAGTTCGGCATCGTGCTGTTCCTCGGTGCGCGCGACACGACGACGTTGCCGATGCTCGTGCACACCAAGGGCATCGTGATGTTCGACTACCCGGGCGCCTGCGTGATCGCCGTCGTCCAGGTGCTGCTGTCGATCGGCCTGTACGTCGCCATGCGCGCTGTCCTGAACCGGCAAGGAGGCCGCCGTGCTGCTCTGGACTAA